In Granulicella mallensis MP5ACTX8, the sequence CGCTGAAGAGCGACATGCTTTTCTTTGGCGGGGGCAGTTTGAAGATGCGCACGGGGCAGGCCTCGGAGGAGGAGTTCTGGACGAAAGGGCGCTCCGTCCACGAAGAGATTCGCCGTATGATCGACCAGGAGATGGAGGCTATTCCGGGGCGGTATTCCTTCAACGAGTTACTTCGCCCCGTGCCACACGGGCGAATACAGACGATGGTGCAACTGGGCGATGCGCTGAAGGTGAACGGAAGCTGGAATCGTATGGCCCTCTCTAACCTCGGCAACGTTGCGGTCAGCGATTCCTCTGCACCATTTCGCGTGAAGGACCTTCGTCTGTACGTGCACTCCTTCAACTTCAGGCTGCTGGGCATCGTTGCCTACGCCTTCAACGGCGAGATGCGCTTCTACTATGTGGGCGATGAGAAGTGCCTGAGCGTGGAGCAGGCGAACGCGTTGAAGAACGAGTTCATGACCCAGCTGCAACGCCAGGTTGCACCCTTGCAGGAAGCTGCGAAAGAAGTCCTGCACATGGCAGGTACGACGGCCTAATGACGCGCATAAATAATCTACACACTGTACTTAATGATGGAGAGCGATGATTCGCGTAAACGATCTGACGAAAACGTTTAAAGACTTTACAGCTGTGAAGGGAGTCTCCTTCCACGTCGCTCCGGGGGAGATCTTTGCCTTCCTCGGGCCGAACGGCGCGGGCAAGACAACCACGATCAAGATGCTGACGACGATTCTTCGCCCAACCAGCGGGACCGTGGAGTTGGATGGACTGAACCCTGCGAAGGACAAGATGGGTGCTCGGAAGAAGTTTGGCATCGTCTTCCAGGACAGCAGCCTGGACGTCGAGCAGAGCGCCTACGAGAACATGGAGATGCACGGCGTCCTTTATCACATGCCGAAAAAGGAGCGCGTCCAACGTATCGAGCTCATGCTGAATACCTTCGAGCTGTGGGACCGCCGCAAGGAGTATGTGAAGAAGTTCTCCGGCGGCATGAAGCGCAGGCTCGAGATCGCGCGTGGCCTGATGCACAGCCCGAAGATCCTTTTCCTGGATGAGCCGACCCTGGGTCTCGATCCGCAGAGCCGCAACCAGCTTTGGACGCACGTGAAGCAGTTGAATGAGATCGAGAACACAACGATCTTTCTGACGACACACTATATGGACGAGGTCGAGCGTGTAGCGCACCGCATCGGCATTATGGACCACGGCGGGTTGATCGCCCAGGGAACAGCGGCCGAGTTGAAGGAGCAGACGAACACAGCCTCGCTCGAAGATGCGTTTCTCGCACTGACCGGATCTTCGCTGCGCGATGAAGAATCCAGTTCCACCGACCAGTTACGCGAGTATGCCCAGATACAAGGGAGCGGCAAATGATAGTGATTTATATGTTGTGGCTGCGCGAACTGAAGCGTTTTCTTCGTTCGCCGGTACAGTTGGTGGGCTCTCTCGCGCAACCGGCGTTTTTTCTGGTGGCTCTGGGTTTCGGCTTCAATCCGGTCTTTGAGCAGGCGGGACGCGGCAACTACATGCAGTTCATGGCTCCGGGCATGATCGGCATGACCGTGCTGATCAGCGCGGCCTTCTCCGGTGTTGCGGTTCTTTGGGATCGCCAGTTCGGCTCGCTCAAGGAGACGCTGGTTGCCCCAGTGCCTCGCATCTACATCATGCTGGGACGCACGCTCGGCGGTGCGACGGTAGGCGTGCTGCAGGGCGTGCTGATTCTGCTGCTCTGCATGGTGACGGGCTTCCGTCCGCAGCACTGGTACGCCGTGGTGCTGGGCTTCGGCTTCGTCGGCATGATCTCGATCACGTTTGCCGCGCTTGGCATGGTCATCGGCTCCACGCTGAAGGATATGCAGAGCTTCAACGTCGTGGCAAACTTCATGGTGATGCCGATGGTCTTCCTGTCGGGTGCGTTCTATCCGCTGGATCATCTGCCGCTCGCGTTGAGCTTGATTACACGCATCAATCCACTTTCGTACGGGGTGGATGGTCTGCGCGGAACCCTTGTTGGACAGTGGCACTTCAATTACGTGCAGGATATGGGCCTGCTTGGCTGTGTCGGCGTGCTGTTCCTGATCGTCGGGGCTTACTGCTTCTCAAAGATCGAAATCTAATCTTTACGATGCCTTGGGGAGTAGCGATGCTTCTCTGCCACCCCCAAGGAATTTGAAAGCCGGACCGGGGAGGTCAACATGCAGTCCGTTCACCAGACGACCTCGGTAAGGATGAGAGCGATCATCTTTGCGGCCGGGTCGGACGGCGAGATTCATCCGCACCTTGGCATCGGCCGTGAACTGATGGAGCGTGGACATCACGTGACCTTCATCACCACGTTCGACTATGTCGATGTGGCGCGTGCGTGCGGCTTTGAGGTGCTGAGCTTTTTAGGCAAAGACGAGAAGCAGGATTTCCTGCGCTCGACAGAGAGGCTTGGAACGATTGCCAAGCTGAAGAGCTACTCCGGATTTCTGACCGGCAAGGCAGCGGAGCTCTGCAACATGGTTGCGAGCAGGCTGGATGAGCAGAGCATCCTCATCGCGCCGCCGTTTTTTTACGTCATTGCAAGACTGCTGCATGCACGTTTTGGGACGCCGTATGTTTCGACGGTGCTGGTACCGGCTCATCTGTACTCGATCAAAGAACCACCTACGTTCAAATCGCTGCAGTGGTTTACCTGGCTGCCGTATTCGTTGCGGAAGCTTGTGTTTCGCGTCGGGGAACGGCTGGTGGTCGATCCATTTTTTCGGATGGTGTTGAAGGAACCATGCCGTCAGTTGGAGATACCGCGACCTCGCCACGTCATCAGTGAGTGGTGGTACTCTCCGCAGCGTGTTCTGGCACTGTTTTATGACTGGTTCTGCCCTGCTCCCGCAGACTGGCCGAAGCAGGTGGCGACGACGGGCTTCCAGATGTTTCTTCCGAACGAAGAGACGCAGCAGCTATCGAACGGATTGTCGAAGTTTCTGGATGCCGGCCCTGCGCCGATCGTCTTCAATCCGGGGACAGAGACTCAGAATCCACGCGCCTTCTTTGAGATTGCGTTGAAGATTGTCGAGAAGTTGGGCGTGCGCGGTGTCTTTCTGACGCGGCTCACAGAGCACCTGCCGGAGCTTCCGGAGACGGTGTGGCACGAAAGCTATCCACCGTTTCATCTGCTGCTGCCAAGAGCGAGTGTGCTGGTGCATCATGGCGGTGTTGGAACAATTGCGCTCGCGATGCGCGCCGGTGTGCCGCAATTGATTCTGCCGGGATGGACCGATCAGGTGGACAACGGCCAACGCGCGGAACGGCTTGGCTGCGGTCTGGTGCAGCAGAATCCGCTGGACAGCGACGCTTTGCTGGAGAAGCTGCAATACCTGCTGCACTCTCCCGAAGTAAAAGACGCCTGCCGCCTGGCGCAGGAGAGGATCGAGCCGGGAGCAGTCGTAAGAGGCCGCACGGTCGACATGGTGGAAGAGATCTTTCATAGTACTGCGAAGATTGCGGTGCTGGCCTAAATCAGCCTCTTCCTTTGCGAGGATGTTCGCCGTATCGAGTCTCTACAAAGATGACGCACAAAAGCCCGCCAATCGCGGGCTTTTGTGCGCCTGGATGTGAACGAAAGCGGCCCGGAGCATCCTCTGTTTTGGGCGGCGATGGAATATTTGCTCCGAGACTGCGTTAACAGAGTTAGACCTGTGCTGGAACGACAACCGGCGCTCCAGCATAGGCAGCCTGCGGACCGTCAATCCATTGACAATCTCTAACCTGGCGGCATGATTGCCGGGGACGACCTTACCCGTACAACGAGTAAGTCCATCGCGTTTCTTATTACTAAGGGGATACATCATGTTGAAGAGAAGGATGCTACCGCTGCTGGTGCTAGCCGCGGCGACAATGAGTGCTGTACTTCCGGCACAGACGACACAGACCTTACCGCCGACGGCGAGCGAGACGCAGCTTCCGGCGATTCAGGGCATCGGACGCTATGTGACCTCGTCCGACGGCACGATGATCGCAGTAACGGACTCGGGGCCGAAGCTCTCACCAGTGACGATCCTGCTGGTGCATGGGTTTCTGCATAACAGCCAGGTTTGGTTCAAACAGATCAACAGCCCATCCTTGGCGGCGTTTCGCATTGTGACGATGGACCTGCGCGGCTTTGGTTACTCCTCCAAACCCACAGACCCAACGGCCTATTCCGATCTGAATCTGCAGGCAGATGATATCGAGGCGGTTATCCATCAGCTTGGCCTGGTAAAGCCGGTGCTGACGGGGTGGTCGCTGGGTGGGATTGCCGTGCAGGGCTATCTGGAGAAGTATGGCGACAATGAGCTTTCGGGCGTAGACATGGTGGACTCGATCGTCTGCCCGGATACGGCGTGTCAGCAAACGATCTTTGGCGGACTGGCGAACTTCCCTTCCGTGGATGAGTCGGTGAGTACCGACGCAAGCACGGCACTAGCGGGAGAAGAAGGCTTTGTGAACCTGGAGACGGGTGGAACAGAGCAGCCAAGCCCAGTGTTGAGCGCGACGGACAGACTGGTGCTGGAGGAGATTGCGCACACCTCTCCACAGTTTGCCCGCGCGGCTGCGTTGAATGGAGCCGCAACGGACCTTACGCCACGCCCGGAGATTCTTGAGAATCTGCATGTGCCTTTGCTGGTGCAGCATGGAACCAACGATCCCATCTTTCCAGCGAGCTTGATCCCGAACGAGGTGAAGCTGGTAAAGAATGCAACAGTAAAGACGTATGCAAACGTAGCGCATATGCCGTTCTTGCTGGCTCCCAACGCCTTCAATCTCGATTTGCAGTCGTGGGTGCTGACAAAAGTGCTGGTGCATCTACCGTAGCCCTCTACAGAGAGGGATTCGACGCAGACTCCCGAGCACGGCCAGTTTGTGCCGTATCGAGTCTTTACCAAAGATGACGCACAAAAGCCCGCCAAGCGCGGGCTTTTGTGCGTTTAGACATGAACGAAAGCGGCCTGAAGAATCCTCTGTTGGATGCGTTGCGCAGGGTGGCATACTACGTCGTTGGTCCGAATCTTAGTAGTGGTCTGGATATTCCTCTGGATTGAAGCCCCGAATCTTACATGCATAGTTAGTTTCGAAACGTTGCAACTCCCAAAGAGCACGCGGTTGTTTCAGCGCTCCATTCAGTCGCGCAAGCATTTGACACGTCTGCTTATTAGAAAGATGCGCTTGCGATGCCTTCTCAACATAGAGAACGGTAATCTCCAATCCATCACTTGCCGGAGACTTCCATGCAGGCAGGAGTGGCTTTCGCTGTCCGAATTCTTGCCAGGCTAGTTGGAATTGGCCCAAGCCGTGAACTAACGACCTCATTTCGGGCAACGATATGTATACCATTCTCCCAGCGTCAGTCATCGGGGCCTTATTCAGATAAGGATCGCTCTCATCTACAACTTGAAACACCAATGGGGCATGCAGAAAATCGGCATTCAACGGTTGGTAGAAGAGCCTGACTATTACCGAGTGATCTACCTCCAAATTGAATGATCGAGATTCAACCTTTGCATGTTGTGCTCCTTGTATTCTCCCCGACGTGAAGACCAAGACAAGAAGAACAAGGAAGCAATTTTTTGAGCTTCGAGTGATTAAGCAGGTTTTCCAATTCAGGTTTATCATGGACCAATTCTCCAAGTCGGGCTACCAGTTCTAAGAACTCTTAACGACAGATCGAAGGCTTCCCAGGATAGGCCTCTCACTCAAAACGAATCTTCGCCATCATGCCTTTGTCTTCATGCTTGAGAAGATGACAGTGGAAGACTGAGATGCCCCGGATGATCGGGTCCGTGAAATCCATGAGGAGATCGAGAGATTGGCCCGGATCGAGATTGACCGTGTCCATCCACTTCGGATCACGGATGAGGGATCCGTTCTTTCCGTAAACGAGAAAATGCACCTGATGAATGTGGAACGGGTGGATCTCGTGCGTACGGTTTACAACTCGCCAACGGACATAATTGCCCGTCTTCACCGTGACCATCGGATCATCGGAAGGCGTGTATTTCTTGTCATTGATGTAGAAGCCCTTCTTGTCTTCCGTAAAATTCACGACAAAAGCGGCATCATGCTTCTCCAATTCCTGGATGGCGTGCGAGGAAAGAGGTCTGTAAATAGTCTTCTGAGAGTCAGCCACGCTCTGTTTGCTGCGTGTTGATGTATCTTGCCGCCCGGCCGGGTCTAGATCGGCAATCACCATCGCCGGGTTCGGATCTCCGTCCGGACCAGTATTGACACAAAGGCTCCGCAGAGACGCCTTGGCCCCGAAGGCAGGACCGGTCACGATCGCTTCGAGTCGCCCTGCTGGAGCCAGGAGAACATGCCGGACAGACTCCGTCGGATGATCGGGATTGTGATAGCCAAGAGGCATTCCGTCCAGTGCCACCAGGGTCATATCTTCCGAGTCGATCATGAGGTCTGCATAGAGATCGGGGGAGGCGTTGACAATGCGCCAGAACTGTTTCTCCCCAGGTGCGATCGCGATCCTGGGCCGAACTGTCCCATTGACAGTAAAGATTCTTCCGGGCGCGCCGGGCGCCTCCCCACAAATTGTTCGCGGAATATCAACCGAGGCTTCGAGGCGTTTCGTGGCTTCATCCCCCTGGTGAAGCTCAGCGTCGCGCAGGATGAGTATCTGTTCTTTGAGCCCGCGAAGCCTGGGGACATACCGCTCAATGCCTTCGACAACGATGGCCCCCGACATGCCGTCGAGATCCTGCTGGTAGCTCTCACCATGAGGATGAGTGTGGTACCAATAAAGCCCGGACGGCTGATCGAGCGGTATATCTACCGTGTAGTGAAGTGATTCGCCAGGCATCGCCATCATCGACAGGACATCGTCCTGCGGAGATTCGGGGGATACATGCAGGCCGTGAAAATGAAGATTGGTCATGTTTCTGCATGGGCCGTCTACACAAACTTCGCCCGACGAAACCTGCATCCGGTTCAAGTACGTTATACGGAGCTTTTGACCGGGCGATACGCGAATCACTGGAGGGACTTCACGCCCTTCGAAGGAGAACGCACCGCGCCCTGAGGTAGGGTCGTTCACCGCGCGCAGCACAAGCGGTGTTCGCGCCTCAGGAGGCTCCGATAACGGAGTTCCAATGGGAGGCATCGTCGTCTGAGCCGATAGAACCTCGACGCCGAGGGTAGAAACAAATGCGAGTAGCCCTGCTGTTCGCAGGAGGCGGCTGAGCCAATGCGTTTTCATCGTACCCTTTCCGCGATCAAATCGCATTGGCCTGCGAGTTTTTTTGCCTCGCTACTGAAAAAGAAATGCCAATGACTCGCAGAATCAAGTTTAAAACAACGCAAGCGCAATTCCGCATAACTTCAAGGACGCTCAGGCGTCCAATGGAGGTAAGTCTCTGCCTGTGCGTCCGAAGAATTACTTTGAGGAACTCTGCGTGCGACGGATTTTGTGCGGCATCCTTCTTTTCTGCTCCGGTACATTTACTTTGGCTGCGCAGGCTCCTCAACAGGTTGCCGTAGCCAGTCTGGCCGTAAGCTCCAAGACGATGGGAACTCTCTCGGGCACCGTCGCCGATCCGACCGGCGCCGTCATTCCCGGAGCGGCGATCCATGTGGAGCAGCACAGATCCACGAACTCGAAGATTCCAAACGTCGTCTCGGACGCGGTGGGCAACTATAGTATTGCGCTCCCGCCGGGCACCTATGACATTACGGTAGTGGCTGACGGCTTTACACCGTTTCGTTCGGCGGTCACGATCTCCCGTGCGGGCTCGGTCACCCATCTGAATGCCGAGTTGGTGATCGCCACCGAGTCTGAACAGGTCAGCGTGTTCGCTAACCAAAACTCCACCAGCGCCGACGGCAACAAGAGCGCGATGGTATTTGGAGAGGCGGAACTCGCCACGATGTCGGACGACGATGCCACCTTCCAGGAGCAGATCGAAGCGATGGCCGGATCCAATCCATCACTCCCTGGCTCGGTATATGTGGACGGATTCTCCGGCGGCGCGATTCCGCCCAAAGATTCCATTCGTGAGATCCGCATCAACCAAAACCCTTACTCCGCGCAGTACGGCGAGATCGGTTTTGGCCGCGTGGAGGTCTTTACCAAGCCGGGAAGCGACAAAATTCACGGCCAGGTCATGGCCTTTTCGACCGACAATGCGTTCAATACCCGGAACCCCATCACCGGCACCCAGCCACCCTATTACACGTTGACTCTGCGCGGCAACGTGAGTGGCCCTATCGGGAAGAAGACATCGTTTTTCGTCGATGGCGTCTATAACAAGCAGCAGAACAACTCGGTCATTAATGCAGCCGCTACGCCTACCAGCGACTCCCCCTTTGTGACCGCCATCGCCAGCCCTACGGTCAATGGCGACATCACGATCCGTTTGGATCGGCAGGTGACGGCCAACAATATCTTGACCGGCCGTTATGAGGTCAATCATGTGGCGCTGACCAACGGCCTGACGGCTCCGTTTACAAACTTCAACGCCCCGGCGCCGGTTGCCGTGCAGCAGACCCTGCAGACCCAGGCCTTCAATAGTTCGGCCACCACGCAGACCTTACAGCTTTCCGACACGCAGAATATCGGCAAGAACAAGATTCTCGAGACCCGTTTTCAATACATCCGGGCACGCAACGGCCAGACCCCGGTCTCCACCGATCCCACGCTGGTGGTTCAGGGCTACTTCAACGGCGGCGGCAGTGCCGCGCAGTCTTCCCGGGACAGCACAGACCGCACCGAGTTTCAGGAGTACTTCTCCATGCAGCACGGTGCGCACTTCATCCGTCTGGGCGGCCGCTATCGGACCATTCGCGACGCCAACTACAGCAACGCCGGCTATAACGGGCAGTACACCTACACGCCGGGCACCAATAACACGATCACCGCACTGGATAACTTCCATAGCGGGACGCTGAGCCAGTTCAACATCACGACCGGCACTCCCTCCGCCGTGGTCTTTACGGGAGACCTTGGGATCTACGCCGAGGACGAGTGGAAGATACGCAAGAATGTCACGCTCAACTACGGCTTCCGCGCGGAGAGCCAGTCCGCTATTCCGGACCACTTCGATCCAGCGCCGCGCGTGGGCGTGGCCTGGGCTATCGGACAAACCGACAAGAAACCACCGATTGTTACGCTGCGATCGGGGTTTGGGCTGTTTTACGACCGCTTCCAGTACAGCAATATCCTTACGGCCATTCGCCAGCAAACCGGCACCCTGCAGCAATCGTATGTGTTCAACAATCCGCCGTCGGCCTGCATCACGGACCCGGTGCCGTCGTGCGCGGGAGGGGCGGCACAGCAACCGACGCTCTACAGGATCGATCCCCATCTTCGTTCGGAGTACGATGTCATCGACGGGATCAGCGCGGACCGCGATATCGGAAAGATTGGCTCCGTATCCCTCAACTACCTGCACATCCAGAGCGACCGCCAATGGATCTCGCGGAACATCAATGCACCACTTCCAGGCACATTTATCTATGGGCAGCCGGATAGCGGCGTTCGTCCGCTCGGTGGAACACAGAACATCTACCAGTTTTCATCCAATGGTTCTACCGTTAACAATCTAGTGTTCGGCAATGCACAGCTACATCCCACCAAGAAGATCAATATCTTTGCATTTACCGGATACTTCAAAAGGAACAGCGACACGGGTGGGGCGACAAGCTTTCCGACGAACCAGTACCATCTTGCCGCCGATTACGGCCGGGCCGCTTCGCCTACCTTCCAGGTATTCGTCGGCGGGAACTTCAATCTTCCGTTTGGTGTCGACCTCGGTGTGTTGGCAGCCTACTTTAACCGCCAGCCCTTCAATATCACCACCGGCACAGACCTCAACGGGGACAGCCAATTCAACGACCGTCCCAGCTTCGCTACCGCCGCCAGTCCGGCAGCTTCCGTCTACAAAACGGCCTTTGGCACCTTCAATGCCAATCCTCAGCCTGGGGAGACCATCATTCCTATCAACTACGGCAAAGGCCCCCGCTTCGTCTATACCGGATTGCGCCTGGATAAAAGCTTTCACTTCGGCAAGGCACCTGCCGCACCTCCCGCGCCGCCGGCCAAACCTGGACCTGACGGCAAGCTCCCGCCGCCACCACCGCCTCCCCCCAAGCCTTATGCCCTTAAATTCCGCGCCGAAGCGGATAACGTGCTCAATCACACCAACTACGGACCGCCAGTGGGCACCCTGGGGCCGCAGTTCGGCGAAAGCCTCTCCCTGAACAATGCCTTCGGTGGCAGCCCGAATGCCAATCGCCTTATCTACTTCGCTACCATCTTCACTTTCTAACGGCGTAAGCGAAGCTGAATCGCTTTGGAAGGTATCGCCCGGTCCTGATCACCACTAGGGAGTGTCATCAAACTATTTTGGGAGCGAAGTTGAGCTATGCAAGCAGTTTGATGAGACACGAGTCGGAAGGGCAGGGTTTCAACCCTGCCGCACAGGCCGGGGCCAAAGTGTCTTTCCACTCTGCCGAAGGCTGAAGCGGAGGCGCAGCCGGAGCGACTGAATTGCTTTCCTTGATTGCGGCAAAACGGGTGGCGACATCCTCGAATGTGTTCCCGGTGGTTCTTGTGTGGTCTGGGTCGCACGAAGGAAGGCAATTTAGTCGTTGCGCCCTGCGGGCTTCACTTCGGCCTTCGGCAGAATGGAAAGGGCCTCTAAACGCTGCTTTTCGGCACGGTTGAAACCGTGCCCTTCCGATCTGTGTCTCAACAAACTGACTGCACCGTTCGAGCATCCTCCAAGTGCAGTTTGATGACACGCCCCTAGCAGGGCTGGACGACGGCGAAAGTTGTCCCAGAGCCTTCGCAGCTCCTCTCCCTGCCCTTTCTGCCCTTCCCGCTCGAAATCCCAACCTTCGCCTCTTCTACGCGTTAGGCACTTCATTTATGATTCTTTTTGGATAAAAATGATTGTAATTACATCTTTATGTCATAATTTTGCAACTTTGGTTGACATTTGTACTCCCAAATTTCTATCCTCAGCCACTAAGATGGGTTCGGCCAGCTACCTGATAGAGCTCCCCGAAAGAACCCGCTACATCACCTTTTGCTCTCCCCTGCATGGGAAGAGCTCCCCGTTTGCCAGTACCAAGTGAGGATTTTGCATGAAGAAGAAGTTGTTCCAATATTTGGCCGGATGCGTCCTGGCTTTGCTCGTTGGCCTGCCCGCCGCCTTCGCCCAGACTGTGACAGGATCGATCAGCGGCACCGTGTTCGATCCGAGCGGCGCTGCCGTACCCGGAGCCAGTGTGACCGCCATCAACGCTGGCACAGGAGTCCGCACCCCTACCACCAGCAACGCCGACGGAGTGTACGCGATCCGCTTCCTCCCCATCGGCCCCTACACCCTCGAAGTCCAGGCCAAAGGCTTCGCAAAGTTCAGCATTCCGCAGTTCACCCTCGAGATCAATCAGAACGCCAAGTTGGACGCCCATGTAAACCTGGGCACCAGCACCTCGGTTGAAGTGCAGGAGGATGTTGCCCCCATCCTCGATACCACGGATGCGACGCTCGGACTTTCGCTCGACGCAACCGCGATCAATACCATCCCGCTCAACGGACGCAACTTCTCCTCACTCACACTCTTCCAGCCTGGCGCGGTGAGCACCGCACCGACCGGGCTGACCGGCAACAACGCCATCCAGCGCAACGCCTTCAATAGCGGCGTGGTGACGATCAACGGCAATCGCGCCCAGGACAATACCTACACGCTCGACGGCATCAGCATCGACGAGACCCAGAACAACCTGATCGGCTACAACCCCTCGCCCGACGCCCTGCAGGAGGTTCGGGTCATCTCCGCGAACGCCCCTGCCCAGTATGGCAACGTAAACGGCGGCGACATCGTCTCCGTGCTCAAGAGCGGCACCAACCAGTTCCACGGCAGCCTGTATGACTACGTTGAGGACCAGAACTTCACGGCGAACACCTGGAGCAACAACTTCCAGGGCGTCGCGAAGACTGCCTATACGCAGAACCTCTTCGGCGCGACCCTGGGCGGCCCCATTCTCAAGGACAAGCTCTTCTTCTTTATCGACTACACGGGAACCCGGAACCATGGCGGAGGCCCTGGCGCGGCCAGCGTGCTCTCAGCTGCAGAGCGCCAAGGTAACTTCTCGGCGGCCGCACTGAAGTACCAGATTGTAGACCCGCAGAATGGCTACAAGCCCTTTCCGGGAGGTATCGTCCCGATCACCAATCCGGTCGTGCAATATCTGATCAACAACCCACAGTTCTATCCACTGCCGAACCATACTCCAACCGACGGACTGGATCAGAATAACTTTATCGGCCCCATGAGTGACTTCGTTACCAACGATCAGGGCGACGTCAAGATACAGTACAACCTGCGGGCGGCGGACCAGATCACCGCCTTCTACTCACAAGGTGTCGCTACCGGTGGAAGCGTCGCCCCATTGCCTATCACCTTTCCCATTGCTAACTCTTATCCTGACAAAATAGGCGGCGTCACCTGGACGCATACCTTCTCTCCGAACATTGTGAACGAAGCGCGGTTCGGCTTCACTCGTATCCGGTGGGACTCGAATATTCCTACGGACTCGACCGGCGCCTTCGGCCTGCAGGGAGACCATGTGGTCGGCATTCCGACACCGGCCCCGCAGCAGTTTGTCGGGTTTACGTTTCAAAGCACCAGCGAGATTACCAGTGTCGGCGATCCTGCTGCGCCACAGCAGTTGCGTGACAACACCTTCAGCCTCCACGATGACCTGACCATTCAGCGCGGCCGCCACCTCTTCACCGTCGGAGCGCAGCTACTGCGCTACCAACAGAACTTCACGCAGTTCGGCGGCGGCGGCCAGTTGGGAACCTACAACTTCACCGGCCAGAATACCGCTCCGGTGAATGCGGCCCTCCTCTATTCTCCTGCGGACTGGGTCACCGATCGTGCCAATGGCCAGTCCATCAGCCTCTCCAATGGCTTCTTTGGCGAGCGGCAGGTTCGCCTCGCGGGTTATGTCCAGGACGACTGGAAGATTACCGATAAGCTGACCCTGAATCTCGGGATACGGTACGAGTACGACTCCCCCTTCACCGAAGTACACGACCGGATCGCGAACGTGATCCTGAGCGGTCCTCAGCAGGGCCTCGTCGAGTACGCAGGCAGTGTGCCCGCAGGCGCTCCGGCGGGTTCCTTCACCTGCAGCAACGCCGCTTGCTACCAGCCGACGTATACCGAATTTCAGCCACGAATCGGCTTTGCCTATCAGGTGAATCCCCGGATCGTCTTTCGCGGCGGCTATGGCACCACCAGCTTCCTCGAAGGCAGCAGCAGCCT encodes:
- a CDS encoding TonB-dependent receptor, with protein sequence MRRILCGILLFCSGTFTLAAQAPQQVAVASLAVSSKTMGTLSGTVADPTGAVIPGAAIHVEQHRSTNSKIPNVVSDAVGNYSIALPPGTYDITVVADGFTPFRSAVTISRAGSVTHLNAELVIATESEQVSVFANQNSTSADGNKSAMVFGEAELATMSDDDATFQEQIEAMAGSNPSLPGSVYVDGFSGGAIPPKDSIREIRINQNPYSAQYGEIGFGRVEVFTKPGSDKIHGQVMAFSTDNAFNTRNPITGTQPPYYTLTLRGNVSGPIGKKTSFFVDGVYNKQQNNSVINAAATPTSDSPFVTAIASPTVNGDITIRLDRQVTANNILTGRYEVNHVALTNGLTAPFTNFNAPAPVAVQQTLQTQAFNSSATTQTLQLSDTQNIGKNKILETRFQYIRARNGQTPVSTDPTLVVQGYFNGGGSAAQSSRDSTDRTEFQEYFSMQHGAHFIRLGGRYRTIRDANYSNAGYNGQYTYTPGTNNTITALDNFHSGTLSQFNITTGTPSAVVFTGDLGIYAEDEWKIRKNVTLNYGFRAESQSAIPDHFDPAPRVGVAWAIGQTDKKPPIVTLRSGFGLFYDRFQYSNILTAIRQQTGTLQQSYVFNNPPSACITDPVPSCAGGAAQQPTLYRIDPHLRSEYDVIDGISADRDIGKIGSVSLNYLHIQSDRQWISRNINAPLPGTFIYGQPDSGVRPLGGTQNIYQFSSNGSTVNNLVFGNAQLHPTKKINIFAFTGYFKRNSDTGGATSFPTNQYHLAADYGRAASPTFQVFVGGNFNLPFGVDLGVLAAYFNRQPFNITTGTDLNGDSQFNDRPSFATAASPAASVYKTAFGTFNANPQPGETIIPINYGKGPRFVYTGLRLDKSFHFGKAPAAPPAPPAKPGPDGKLPPPPPPPPKPYALKFRAEADNVLNHTNYGPPVGTLGPQFGESLSLNNAFGGSPNANRLIYFATIFTF
- a CDS encoding TonB-dependent receptor; amino-acid sequence: MKKKLFQYLAGCVLALLVGLPAAFAQTVTGSISGTVFDPSGAAVPGASVTAINAGTGVRTPTTSNADGVYAIRFLPIGPYTLEVQAKGFAKFSIPQFTLEINQNAKLDAHVNLGTSTSVEVQEDVAPILDTTDATLGLSLDATAINTIPLNGRNFSSLTLFQPGAVSTAPTGLTGNNAIQRNAFNSGVVTINGNRAQDNTYTLDGISIDETQNNLIGYNPSPDALQEVRVISANAPAQYGNVNGGDIVSVLKSGTNQFHGSLYDYVEDQNFTANTWSNNFQGVAKTAYTQNLFGATLGGPILKDKLFFFIDYTGTRNHGGGPGAASVLSAAERQGNFSAAALKYQIVDPQNGYKPFPGGIVPITNPVVQYLINNPQFYPLPNHTPTDGLDQNNFIGPMSDFVTNDQGDVKIQYNLRAADQITAFYSQGVATGGSVAPLPITFPIANSYPDKIGGVTWTHTFSPNIVNEARFGFTRIRWDSNIPTDSTGAFGLQGDHVVGIPTPAPQQFVGFTFQSTSEITSVGDPAAPQQLRDNTFSLHDDLTIQRGRHLFTVGAQLLRYQQNFTQFGGGGQLGTYNFTGQNTAPVNAALLYSPADWVTDRANGQSISLSNGFFGERQVRLAGYVQDDWKITDKLTLNLGIRYEYDSPFTEVHDRIANVILSGPQQGLVEYAGSVPAGAPAGSFTCSNAACYQPTYTEFQPRIGFAYQVNPRIVFRGGYGTTSFLEGSSSLAANAPFTTAFSINSTAPVSQTNPGNFFAETNGFQVGAPGQMNNASYTAYNQNYRQAYVQEFNFNNEIQLNNSTSIQFGYVGELSQRLIDYRNGNQLTPTQAASLTALGLNSGSPAASIPVADRAPLFNLVGENGTVETFDTEGVASYNALQITMRHRVSKGFQATINYTWAKSLTDTNGNFGAADSSGPNAIQDGYNIHGDYGPSELDVRHNLAANGSYKIPFGRGEIFGSHTNRALDLVAGGWTLSSTAIAFSGLPVTITANDNSNTGNYNNNSSRANQYRPLKIVNRSVAHWFGTDPSATPCETTDNGICAYGAAAPNTFGTAHVGTERAPGFEQIDSSLFKDFHITSAQAISFRVDAFNIFNFVSYDNPSNSVSNANFGQITSSKNGPRTVQFALHYAF